CTGACATCACGTACCGCTAATCTATGAGAGCACTCGTAACAGAGTATCGGTTATCAGAAGCTAGAGGTGATTGTGGTGACGCTTAAGACCCCACTCGATTTGACGATTCATCGCCCGCAAGGCATGTACGACCCGGCGGCGGAGCATGACGCGTGTGGTGTCGGCATGGTCACCACTTTGAATCGTCGGCCGGAACGCAAGATCGTCGACGACGCCATCGAAGTGCTCGTCAACCTGAACCATCGTGGAGCCGTGGGTGCCGAGGAGAACACCGGTGACGGAGCCGGAATACTCATGGCCATGCCCGACCAGTTCATGCGTTCCGTCATCGAAGCGGATTTGCCGGAAGCCGGTCAATATGCCGCCGGCATCGCCTTCCTTGACCGTGATTTGGCTGCGGCCAGCCAGCAGAAGCGTCAGATTGCCGATATCGTAACCGAAGAAGGGCTGGAAGTCCTTGCATGGCGCACGGTGCCGACCAACCCGGATGGTCTGGGCTTGCAGGCGTTGGCTTCCATGCCGGCGTTCGAAATGCTGGTCATGGCCTCGCCGAAATCCGACGAAGAAAGTTCGCTGGGCGGTCTGGAGCTTGATCGCAAGGCGTTCCGCGTCCGCAAGCGCGCCGAGCACGAGGCCGGGGTCTATTTCGCCTCGCTTTCCGCACGAACAATCACCTACAAGGGCATGCTCACCACAATGCAGCTTACCGGCTTCTTCCCGGACCTTCTCGAGCCGAAGATGAAGACGACCATCGCCATCGTCCACTCGCGTTTCTCCACGAACACGTTCCCGAGCTGGCCGCTGGCCCAGCCGTTCCGCCTCATCGCCCACAACGGTGAGATCAATACCATCCAGGGCAACCGCAACTGGCTTTCCGCGCGCGAAGGCAAGCTCAGTAGCAAACTGCTGGGGGAGTTCAAACCGCTGCTGCCGGTGGCCACACCGGGTTATTCCGATTCCGGCACCTTCGACGAATGCCTGGAACTGTTGCACCTCGCCGGCCGTAGCCTGCCGCACGCGGTGCTGATGATGCTACCGCCCGCGTGGGAAAAGGACAACACGCTCGATGCCGACGTCCGTGCGTTCTACGAATACAACAATTCACTGATCGAGCCTTGGGACGGCCCGGCCGACATCATCTTCACCGACGGCACGCTGGTCGGCGCTCAGCTTGATCGCAACGGCTTCCGTCCCGGACGCTGGCAGATCACCGATGACGGTTATGTCGTGTTGGCCAGTGAGGCCGGTGTGCTGCCCGAAACCGAGCAGGAACATATCGTCGCCAAAGGCAGGCTCGAACCTGGGAAGATGTTCCTTATCGATACCGCCGAAGGCCGTCTCGTACCCGACAAGGAAATCAAGCATCAGCTCGCCACCCAGCATCCCTACCGCGAATGGATCGAAGGCAACGCCGTCAGTCTCAGCGACCTTCCGGCACGCGAGCACGTCCGTCATTCCAACGTTTCCGTCGTCCGTCGCCAACGCGCGTTCGGCTATACGCAGGAGGATTTGAAAATCCTGCTGCGGCCGATGGCCAACACCGGCAAGGAGCCTATCGGCGCGATGGGCAATGACACCCCTCAGCCTGTGCTTTCCAGCCACAGCCGTATGCTCTTCGACTATTTCACGCAGAAATTCGCGCAGGTCACCAACCCGCCCCTGGACTGGGAACGCGAGGAAATCGTCACGTCGTTGGCCTCGGCCATCGGGCCCGAACCTAACCTGCTTGAGGACTTGGAGCTTTCCGCCAAGAAGATCGTCATTCCGAACCCGGTCATCGATTCCGACGAAATGGCCCAGCTTAAGCGTCTTGACCGTGCCAAAATCCTCGGAGGGTATTACAATCCGTTCGTGGTTCATGGCCTTTATCAGGTCGCTGGAGGTGGCAAGGCTCTTGAAGCCCGCCTCGAAGAGATCTTCGACGAGGTCGATCAGGCCATCGCCGACGGCAAGAACTTCATCGTGCTTTCCGACCGTGAATCCAACCATACGTGGGGCCCGATTCCCTCGCTGCTGCTTACCAGCGCAGTGCAACATCACTTGCTACGCATGCACACTCGCACGCAGGTCTCCATGGCCGTCGAGGCCGGTGACGTACGTGAAATCCATCATGTCGCCTTGCTCATCGCCTACGGCGCTGCCTGTGTTAACCCTTATCTCGCTTTCGAATCCGTGGAGGATTTGGCGCGAGGCGGATTCCTTGATGTCGACGCCAAGACCGGCGTGGAAAACCTCCGCAAGGCGCTTTCCGTCGGAGTTCTCAAAATCATGAGCAAGATGGGCGTCTCCACCATCATGAGCTACCGTGGAGCCCAGCTCTTCGAAGCCGTCGGCCTCAATCAGGATGTCATCGACAAATACTTCACCGGCACCACCTCACGCGTCGGCGGCATCGGCCTCGACGAAATCGCCGAGGAAGTCGCCACCCGTCACCGCGTCGCTTATCCGAACCAATGGACGGCCACCCCGCACCGCAGGCTGCGCGTCGGCGGCCAATACAAGTGGAGGAGAACCGGCGAAGATCATCTGAACGACCCCGAATCCGTGTTCCTTCTGCAGCAAGCCACCCAGCGTGGCGACTATGGCCTGTTCAAGAAATATTCTGAGCATGTCAACGACACCTCCAATAGGCTGATGACCTTGCGCGGGCTGATGAAATTCACCGGCAATCGTAAGCCCATTCCGATCGAGGAGGTCGAGCCGGAAAGCGAAATCGTCAAGCGGTTCTCCACCGGCGCGATGAGCTACGGTTCCATCTCGCAGGAAGCACATGAAACGCTGGCCATCGCGATGAACTCCATCGGAGCCCGGTCCAACTCCGGCGAAGGTGGCGAATCCGACGACCGCATCGAAGATCCGTTGCGTTCCAGCCGCATCAAGCAGATTGCGTCGGCGCGTTTCGGCGTGACCAGCGATTACCTCGTTCATGCCACCGACCTGCAGATCAAGCTCGCCCAGGGTGCCAAGCCCGGCGAAGGCGGCCATCTGCCCGGTGCCAAAGTGCCGCCGTGGATTGCCACTGTGCGCCATGCCACGCCTGGCGTCGAACTGATTTCGCCGCCGCCTCACCACGACATCTATTCCATCGAGGATCTGAAGCAGCTGATCTATGATGCGAAGATGGCCAATCCTAAGGCCCGCATCCACGTCAAGCTCGTCTCCGAGTTCGGTGTCGGCACCGTGGCGGCCGGCGTGGCCAAATGCCATGCCGACGTGGTGCTGATTTCCGGTTCCGACGGCGGCACGGGCGCGGCTCCGTTGAACGCCATCAAGCATGCCGGCACCCCTTGGGAGATCGGCCTTTCCGAGACCCAGCAGACGCTGATCTTGAACGGCCTGCGCTCCCGTATCGTCGTGCAGTGTGACGGTGAGCTCAAAACCGGCCGCGACGTGGTCATCGCCGCGTTGCTCGGCGCCGAGGAGTTCGGCTTCGCCACCACGGCACTGATGGCCGAAGGTTGCGTCATGATGCGTGCCTGCAACCTGAACACCTGCCCGCAGGGCATCGCCACC
This genomic stretch from Bifidobacterium sp. ESL0690 harbors:
- the gltB gene encoding glutamate synthase large subunit, whose product is MTLKTPLDLTIHRPQGMYDPAAEHDACGVGMVTTLNRRPERKIVDDAIEVLVNLNHRGAVGAEENTGDGAGILMAMPDQFMRSVIEADLPEAGQYAAGIAFLDRDLAAASQQKRQIADIVTEEGLEVLAWRTVPTNPDGLGLQALASMPAFEMLVMASPKSDEESSLGGLELDRKAFRVRKRAEHEAGVYFASLSARTITYKGMLTTMQLTGFFPDLLEPKMKTTIAIVHSRFSTNTFPSWPLAQPFRLIAHNGEINTIQGNRNWLSAREGKLSSKLLGEFKPLLPVATPGYSDSGTFDECLELLHLAGRSLPHAVLMMLPPAWEKDNTLDADVRAFYEYNNSLIEPWDGPADIIFTDGTLVGAQLDRNGFRPGRWQITDDGYVVLASEAGVLPETEQEHIVAKGRLEPGKMFLIDTAEGRLVPDKEIKHQLATQHPYREWIEGNAVSLSDLPAREHVRHSNVSVVRRQRAFGYTQEDLKILLRPMANTGKEPIGAMGNDTPQPVLSSHSRMLFDYFTQKFAQVTNPPLDWEREEIVTSLASAIGPEPNLLEDLELSAKKIVIPNPVIDSDEMAQLKRLDRAKILGGYYNPFVVHGLYQVAGGGKALEARLEEIFDEVDQAIADGKNFIVLSDRESNHTWGPIPSLLLTSAVQHHLLRMHTRTQVSMAVEAGDVREIHHVALLIAYGAACVNPYLAFESVEDLARGGFLDVDAKTGVENLRKALSVGVLKIMSKMGVSTIMSYRGAQLFEAVGLNQDVIDKYFTGTTSRVGGIGLDEIAEEVATRHRVAYPNQWTATPHRRLRVGGQYKWRRTGEDHLNDPESVFLLQQATQRGDYGLFKKYSEHVNDTSNRLMTLRGLMKFTGNRKPIPIEEVEPESEIVKRFSTGAMSYGSISQEAHETLAIAMNSIGARSNSGEGGESDDRIEDPLRSSRIKQIASARFGVTSDYLVHATDLQIKLAQGAKPGEGGHLPGAKVPPWIATVRHATPGVELISPPPHHDIYSIEDLKQLIYDAKMANPKARIHVKLVSEFGVGTVAAGVAKCHADVVLISGSDGGTGAAPLNAIKHAGTPWEIGLSETQQTLILNGLRSRIVVQCDGELKTGRDVVIAALLGAEEFGFATTALMAEGCVMMRACNLNTCPQGIATQDPELRARYTGKPEYVVNFFMFIAREVRELLAQLGFHSLEEAVGHVECLNQNEAVERWKSNGVDLSNVLAQSGPTPGTILHQTIAQNHELDKALDNQLIDLVKPALDNREPVRLDLPIRNVNRTVGTMVGYEITKRYGAKGLPDDTIDMTLRGSGGQSIGAFIPRGETLRIYGEVNDYAAKGLSGGRIIVRPEDGQLSFDPHTNVIAGNVTGFGATSGEMYVAGRAGERFAVRNGGATFVVEGVGDHGCEYMTGGTVVVLGPTGRNFGAGFSGGHAYVLDLDMNKVNPGAVKSGSLLFEALDDAEAQHVHQMVKKHAEETGSAFAQALLDNWDETRSRFTHVVPKQFVAMSKAMDEAKANNVDFNAPGAWDSVYEHVMEGVD